The following DNA comes from Buttiauxella agrestis.
GCGAAAGTGGGTATTGACGAGCGCCAGCAGGTGAAATATCCGGTGCATCTTTCCGGCGGCCAGCAGCAGCGCGTGTCTATCGCTCGTGCATTGGCGATGGAACCAGAAGTATTACTGTTTGATGAACCGACTTCCGCGCTCGACCCTGAGCTGGTGGGTGAAGTGCTGCGTATCATGCAGAAACTCGCGGAAGAAGGGAAAACCATGGTGGTGGTGACGCACGAGATGGATTTTGCGCGCCACGTTTCAAACCATGTGATTTTCTTGCACCAGGGGTTAATTGAGGAAGAAGGGACGCCGGAAGAGTTGTTTGGTAATCCGAAGAGTGCGCGATTGCAGCAGTTCTTGTCGGGGTCGCTTAAGTAACACCGAAAGTCCCGCCGTTGCGGCGGGACTTAAATATCACCGCACCACATCCCCTAGCGCCTCCTCCAAATCATACCAACGGAAACCAAACCCGGACTCTTCAAGCCGCTTAGGCAGTGCTCGTTGTCCGCCTAAAACCAACACCGAAGATTCACCCATCATCAGCCTGACTGCCGTAGCAGGGGCGCGCACAAATGCCGGGCGATTCAACACATGGCCCAGCGCGTGAGAGAATTGTTCGTTGCGGACCGGGTAGGGCGAAACCATGTTAAACGGCCCGCGTAAATCGTTATCCAGCAGCCACAAAATGCCATTCACCATATCGTCGATATGAATCCACGCCAGATACTGTCGTCCGTCGCCCATCGGGCCGCCGAGACCCAGGCGGAATATCGGTAATAGTTTTCCCAAAATCCCGCCTTTTGGCGCTAACACCACGCCAGTGCGTAGCAGGCAGACACGTGTTTGCTCGCTCTGTGCGCCGCAGGCGATTTGTTCCCAGCGGGCGCAGAGCTTATGGGTAAATTCATTGTGCGGCGGTTCATCTTCGTTAACGACCACTTCGCCAAGGTCGCCGTAATATCCAGCGGCAGACCCGGAGATAAACACCGCAGGCGGCGTCTGGCTTGCTTTAAACATCTCCACCAGGCGTTCGGTGATTTGCCAGCGGCTTTGGCAAAGGCGCTGTTTTTGTGATTCCGTCCAACGCTTGTCGGCAATCGGTTCACCTGCGAGATTGATTACCGCACCAAAACCATCAAGATTGGGATGCTCACTCAATCCTTTCCACAGCGTGACTTTGGGATCAAATAACGCCCTGGCTTTGTCGGGGGTGCGAGTCACAACGGTCACTTCGTGCCCCAATTCCAACAAACGCGGTATCAGATGGCTGCCAATCAAGCCGGTTCCGCCGGTAATCAGTATCTGCATGCTCGTCTCCAGCTGTTTTCGCCTACCTCCGCCAGCTCATGGTCATAGAGACCGAATCGGCGTAACGCAGCGCGTGTAGTTTATCGATTTCTACTTCAGCATAAGATACCCACGGATGATCGCATGCGATGTCGAGCACATCCTGAGTTAATTTTTCCAGCAATGAGAAACGATTATTCTCAACCAACTGGATGATTTGCTTAGTGATGGTGCGGTAATTCAGTGCGTCGTTGATGTCTTCACTGGCGCGAGCTTTCTCTGCCGGATAATGAATTGCCACATTAATGACAATATCCTGGCGGTTGGAAATCTCTTCATCTTTGATGCCGATAAAAGTGCGCAGGCGTAAGTTTTTGATTCGAATAATTGCGTCTGGCGACATTGCAGGTTTCCTTTATGTATCTATTTCTGGTTATTTCCTGTTGCAGACTATACCCAAAAGAGATGAGGAAAAACATTGCGCCCATCGCGGGCGCACTGACGTTAGTTTTTCTGAGCCTGCTCATAGGCCCGTTCGGTTGCCGGGCGCGAACGAATACGCTCAAACCAGTTTTGCACCGCCGGGAAATTCGCCAGATTAATGCGTTGACGCTCATGAGAAACCGTCCACGGGTAAGTGGCGATATCGGCAATACTGTATTCATTGCCGCCCAGCCACGGGGTTTTCTCGAGCTGTTTGTTGAGGACACCATACAGACGCTGAGTTTCCACCTGATAACGTTCAATGGCGTAAGGGACAGGCTGTGGCGCGAAATGATTAAAGTGATGATTTTGGCCGAGCATTGGGCCAAACCCTCCGACTTGCCAGAACAACCATTGCAGCGTGTGGGTGCGTTCACGCAGATCTTTGCTTAATAGCTCGTTGGTCTTTTCTGCCAGATAAAGCAGGATTTCGCCTGATTCAAAGATACTGAGTGGGCCGCCGCCATCTGCCGGATGGTGGTCGATAATCGCCGGGATTTTATTGTTCGGCGAAATCGCCAAAAAGGCGGGCTGAAACTGATCTCCTTTGCCAATATCTATACGGTGAAGGGTGTAGTCCAGCCCCGTTTCTTCCAGAAAAAGCGTGATTTTGTGGCCGTTTGGCGTCGGTGCGTAGTAAAGGTCAATCATGTTATGCCCATCCTGATGTCAGCATTTTTCGTAAACCTATGGAGTATAGACTTTTTGAAAAACTTGCCGGGTGGATGAGTTTTGTTCAAGTGACAGAAGTTATTTTCCGCTATATGTTCAATAACCTGGAAAGCTAAATTATGGGGATGTTATGAGCCAGCCGACAATCACGCTTTGGTCCGATGCTAACTTTTTTAGTCCGTATGTCATGTCCGTTTATGTTGCACTGAAAGAGAAAGGTCTGAGCTTTACTCTGCAAACGGTTGATTTAAACAGCGGGCAAAATCTGCAACCAGGCTGGAAAGGTTATGACCTTACGCGACGCGTTCCGGTGCTAGCGGTCGATGACTTTTTGCTGACTGAATCCTCCGCCATTGCTGAGTATCTGGAAGACCGTTTCGCGCCTCCTACCTGGGAGCGTATTTATCCCCACGATCTCGAAAAACGCGCTCGGGCCAGACAAATTCAGGCATGGATACGCAGCGATTTAATGCCCATTCGTGAAGAACGCTCAACCGACGTGGTTTTTGCCGGCGTGAAGAAAGCCCCTCTGACCGAGAAAGGGCAGGCGGCGGCGCAAAAACTCATCGCGGCGGTAGAAAATTTACTCCCCGTCGGCCAGCAAAATCTTTTTGGCGAATGGTCGATTGCTGATACCGATTTGGCGCTGATGCTTAATCGCTTGATTCTCAATGGCGATGAGGTTCCGGAGCGTTTGCAGGAGTATGCCGCGTTCCAGTGGCAGCGAGCATCCGTACAGCGTTTTCTGGCACTTTCCGCAAAGCATTCTGGCTGATTGCCCCCATAATTCGTTATGATAATTTGGCTTATCACTAACAGGAATGTGGTTTTATGAAGCTGATGTTTGCCTCTGATATTCATGGTTCGTTACCCGCCACCGAGCAGGTGCTGGCTCATTTTGAACGCAGCGGTGCTAAATGGCTGATATTACTGGGCGATGTATTAAATCACGGGCCAAGAAATGCTTTGCCGGTGGGTTACAATCCTGGGGCCGTTGCGGAGCGCTTTAACAGCATTGCCGATAAAATTATTGCAGTGCGCGGCAACTGTGACAGCGAAGTGGATCAGATGCTGCTACATTTTCCGATTACAGCCCCATGGCAACAAATATTGATGGCCGAGCAGCGTTTGTTTATCACCCACGGCCATTTATACAACCCGGATAAACTGCCGCCGCTGGCAGAAAATGATGTGTTGGTTTTTGGTCACACTCATCTGCCATTGGCTGAAAAGCAAGACTCGATATATCTGTTCAACCCTGGCTCCGTGAGTATTCCAAAAGGTGGGTTTGAAGCGAGTTACGGGATGCTAAACGATGGTGTTCTGAGCGTTCACGCACTGAATAACGATGGGGTTATTGCACAGGTCGAGATTACCCCGTAACTTACCGCTTGTTGAACATAACGCGCCATAAGAGCGCCCTGAATAAGGTTTCCCCAATGGCGGAACAGAGTCATTTTGTTGGCATGGAATGGGTAGACATTGTCAGTGAAGACAATGAAGTCATTGCGCAGGCAAGTCGTGAGCAAATGCGTGCGCAGCGCTTGCGCCATCGCGCGACTTATATCGTCGTGCACGACGGTATGGGTAAAATCTTGGTGCAACGTCGCACTGAGACAAAAGATTTTTTACCGGGCATGCTCGACGCAACTGCGGGTGGCGTGGTTCAGGCCGATGAACAATTACTGGACTCGGCTCGTCGCGAGGCAGAAGAAGAGTTGGGTATTGCCGGTGTACCGTTCGCAGAGCATGGGCAATTCTACTTTGAGGACACCAACTGCCGCGTATGGGGAAGCCTGTTTAGCTGCGTATCACACGGCCCGTTTGCTTTGCAGGAAGATGAAGTCAGCGAAGTGTGCTGGATGTCCCCTGAAGAAATTACCGCACGTTGTGATGACTTCACGCCTGACTCTCTTAAAGCACTGGCGTTGTGGATGACCCGCAATGCGAAGAATGAATCCCAACATGCCGCTGCTGCGGAGTAATTGATTCGGTTTTTCTCGGAACATCGCCAATAAAAAAGGCCGCTAATGCAAATTAGCGGCCTTTTTGCTTCTCAGAAGAACTTAGTCTTGTTGAGAAGACTGAATCGCAGTCAGAGCGATGGTGTAAACGATATCGTCTACCAGGGCGCCACGAGACAGGTCGTTAACGGGTTTACGCATACCTTGCAGCATTGGCCCGATGGAGATCAGGTCTGCTGAGCGCTGTACCGCTTTATAGGTGGTGTTACCGGTGTTCAGGTCTGGGAAGATGAACACGGTAGCGCGACCCGCAACCGGTGAGTTTGGTGCTTTGGATTTAGCAACGTCAGCCATAACTGCGGCGTCGTACTGCAACGGACCGTCGATGACCAGGTCAGGACGTTTTTCCTGAGCAATACGCGTAGCTTCACGTACTTTCTCAACATCACTACCTGCACCAGAAGTACCGGTGGAGTAGGACAGCATTGCAACACGTGGGTCGATACCGAATGCAGCAGCGGAATCCGCAGACTGAATAGCGATTTCTGCCAGTTGTTCAGCAGTTGGATCTGGGTTGATCGCGCAGTCACCGTAAACATAAACCTGTTCTGGCAGCAGCATGAAGAACACAGAAGAAACCAGAGAGCTACCTGGTGCAGTTTTGATCAGCTGCAACGGAGGACGAATGGTGTTCGCTGTGGTGTGAACCGCACCGGAAACCAGGCCGTCAACTTCGTCTTGCTCAAGCATCAAAGTACCCAGCACCACGTTGTCTTCCAGTTGCTCACGCGCAACGGCTTCGGTCATGCCTTTGCTCTTACGCAGCTCAACCAGACGTGCAACGTAGCTCTCGCGAACCACTTCTGGATCAACGATTTCGATGCCAGCACTCAGTTCAACGCCTTGCGCAGCAGCAACGCGGGTGATTTCATCCGGGTTACCCAACAGCACGCAAGTTGCAATACCACGTTCAGCACAGATAGATGCCGCTTTCACGGTACGTGGCTCTTCGCCTTCTGGCAGCACAACACGTTTGCCGGCTTTACGAGCAAGCTCGGTCAGCTGGTAGCGGAATGCTGGCGGAGACAGACGACGGCTGCGCTCGGAAGTTGCAGTCAGAGATTCAATCCAGTTTGCATCAATGTGGCTAGCCACATATTCCTGCACTTTCTCGATACGCTGATGGTCGTCAGTTGGGACTTCCAGGTTGAAGCTTTGCAGGCTCAGGGAGGTCTGCCAGGTGTTGGTATCAACCATGAACAGCGGCAGGCCGGTGGCGAATGCACGCTCACACAGTTTGCTCACGCGTGGGTCCATTTCGTAACCACCGGTCAGCAGAACGGCACCGATATCCACGCCATTCATTGCTGCCAGGCACGCTGCAACCAGCACGTCTGGACGGTCTGCGGAAGTAACCAGCAAAGAACCTGGACGGAAGTGTTCCAGCATGTGCGGAATGCTACGCGCACAGAAGGTCACAGACTTCACGCGACGGGTTTTGATGTCGCCTTCGTTGATGATGGTTGCGTTCAGGTGACGCGCCATATCAATCGCGCGAGTGGCGATCAGATCAAAGCTCCACGGCACACAACCCAGAACTGGCAGCGGGCTGTCAGCAAACAGTGCTTTAGGATCGATGTTAGCGATGCTCGCTTTAGTGGAGTCATCGAAAATTTCAGACAGATCAGGACGGGTACGACCCTGCTCATCAACTGGGGCATTCAGTTTGTTAATGATAACGCCAGTGATGTTGGTGTTTTTGCTACCACCGAAACTGCTACGAGCCAGTTCAATACGTTCTTTCATCTGCTCTGGGGAGTTGTTACCCAGGGACATCACGAAGACGATTTCAGCGTTCAGCGTTTTAGCAATTTCATAGTTCAAAGACTGAGCAAACTGGTGTTTACGAGTCGGAACCAAACCTTCTACCAGAATCACTTCAGCGTCTTTGCTGCTGGCGTGGAAGTTGGC
Coding sequences within:
- the yfcF gene encoding glutathione transferase, giving the protein MSQPTITLWSDANFFSPYVMSVYVALKEKGLSFTLQTVDLNSGQNLQPGWKGYDLTRRVPVLAVDDFLLTESSAIAEYLEDRFAPPTWERIYPHDLEKRARARQIQAWIRSDLMPIREERSTDVVFAGVKKAPLTEKGQAAAQKLIAAVENLLPVGQQNLFGEWSIADTDLALMLNRLILNGDEVPERLQEYAAFQWQRASVQRFLALSAKHSG
- the yfcE gene encoding phosphodiesterase, whose amino-acid sequence is MKLMFASDIHGSLPATEQVLAHFERSGAKWLILLGDVLNHGPRNALPVGYNPGAVAERFNSIADKIIAVRGNCDSEVDQMLLHFPITAPWQQILMAEQRLFITHGHLYNPDKLPPLAENDVLVFGHTHLPLAEKQDSIYLFNPGSVSIPKGGFEASYGMLNDGVLSVHALNNDGVIAQVEITP
- the pta gene encoding phosphate acetyltransferase — protein: MSRTIMLIPTGTSVGLTSVSLGVIRAMEQKGVRLSVFKPIAQPRTGDDTPDQTTSIVRANSSIPTAEPLHMNHVESLLSSNQQDVLMEEIIANFHASSKDAEVILVEGLVPTRKHQFAQSLNYEIAKTLNAEIVFVMSLGNNSPEQMKERIELARSSFGGSKNTNITGVIINKLNAPVDEQGRTRPDLSEIFDDSTKASIANIDPKALFADSPLPVLGCVPWSFDLIATRAIDMARHLNATIINEGDIKTRRVKSVTFCARSIPHMLEHFRPGSLLVTSADRPDVLVAACLAAMNGVDIGAVLLTGGYEMDPRVSKLCERAFATGLPLFMVDTNTWQTSLSLQSFNLEVPTDDHQRIEKVQEYVASHIDANWIESLTATSERSRRLSPPAFRYQLTELARKAGKRVVLPEGEEPRTVKAASICAERGIATCVLLGNPDEITRVAAAQGVELSAGIEIVDPEVVRESYVARLVELRKSKGMTEAVAREQLEDNVVLGTLMLEQDEVDGLVSGAVHTTANTIRPPLQLIKTAPGSSLVSSVFFMLLPEQVYVYGDCAINPDPTAEQLAEIAIQSADSAAAFGIDPRVAMLSYSTGTSGAGSDVEKVREATRIAQEKRPDLVIDGPLQYDAAVMADVAKSKAPNSPVAGRATVFIFPDLNTGNTTYKAVQRSADLISIGPMLQGMRKPVNDLSRGALVDDIVYTIALTAIQSSQQD
- the yfcD gene encoding NUDIX hydrolase YfcD, producing MAEQSHFVGMEWVDIVSEDNEVIAQASREQMRAQRLRHRATYIVVHDGMGKILVQRRTETKDFLPGMLDATAGGVVQADEQLLDSARREAEEELGIAGVPFAEHGQFYFEDTNCRVWGSLFSCVSHGPFALQEDEVSEVCWMSPEEITARCDDFTPDSLKALALWMTRNAKNESQHAAAAE
- the folX gene encoding dihydroneopterin triphosphate 2'-epimerase, which translates into the protein MSPDAIIRIKNLRLRTFIGIKDEEISNRQDIVINVAIHYPAEKARASEDINDALNYRTITKQIIQLVENNRFSLLEKLTQDVLDIACDHPWVSYAEVEIDKLHALRYADSVSMTMSWRR
- a CDS encoding TIGR01777 family oxidoreductase, with amino-acid sequence MQILITGGTGLIGSHLIPRLLELGHEVTVVTRTPDKARALFDPKVTLWKGLSEHPNLDGFGAVINLAGEPIADKRWTESQKQRLCQSRWQITERLVEMFKASQTPPAVFISGSAAGYYGDLGEVVVNEDEPPHNEFTHKLCARWEQIACGAQSEQTRVCLLRTGVVLAPKGGILGKLLPIFRLGLGGPMGDGRQYLAWIHIDDMVNGILWLLDNDLRGPFNMVSPYPVRNEQFSHALGHVLNRPAFVRAPATAVRLMMGESSVLVLGGQRALPKRLEESGFGFRWYDLEEALGDVVR
- the yfcG gene encoding GSH-dependent disulfide bond oxidoreductase, with translation MIDLYYAPTPNGHKITLFLEETGLDYTLHRIDIGKGDQFQPAFLAISPNNKIPAIIDHHPADGGGPLSIFESGEILLYLAEKTNELLSKDLRERTHTLQWLFWQVGGFGPMLGQNHHFNHFAPQPVPYAIERYQVETQRLYGVLNKQLEKTPWLGGNEYSIADIATYPWTVSHERQRINLANFPAVQNWFERIRSRPATERAYEQAQKN